TAGTTGAATGTAAATAATGAAAAAATACGCTTTAAGCTTCATAGTTTCCTTTTTATTAACGCTTGGTGTTGTTGCACAAAATAAGATAGTTGTGCTGCAAACCGATTTTGGTTTAAAGGATGGTGCCGTATCAGAAATGAAAGGCGTGGCTATGGGTGTATCGCCCGAGCTGAAACTGTTCGATCTTACGCATGAGATACCTGCATACAATATCTGGGAAGCATCTTACCGCTTATATCAAACCATTAATTATTGGCCAAAAGGCACTGTATTTGTTTCCGTGGTCGATCCGGGTGTAGGCACATCGCGTAAATCGGTAGTGCTTAAAACCAATACCGGGCAATATATTGTTACACCAGATAACGGCACGCTTACCCATGTGGCCGAAACTTATGGCATAGCCGAGATAAGGCAGATAGACGAGGCCGTTAATCGCCGTAAGGGTTCCGGCAAATCGTATACCTTTCATGGGCGAGATGTTTATGTATATACCGCTGCGCGCCTGGCCGCAGGTATAATTAGCTATGAACAAGTTGGCCCTGCGTTGCCGCGACAGGTAGTAATTATCCCTTACCAAAAAGCGGTATTCGAAAATGGTATGTTAAAGGGAACAATTGATGTGCTTGATGTACAATATGGCAATATCTGGACGGATATTAGTGATGAGTTAGTAAAAAAGCTTAGCCCTAAATACGGCGATTTGCTCCATTTAAAAATATTTAACAAAAGCAAGATGGTATACGAAGGCGAAGCCCCTTACAGCGAAACCTTTGGCAGTGTACCCCAGGGAAAGCCCTTGTCGTATTTAAACAGTTTACTGCAATTGTCTTTCGCGCTTAACATGGGCAGCTTTGCCGATACCTACAAAATTGGCAGCGGCAGCAATTGGAGCGTAGAAGTGACCAGGAAATAATTAATACTCTACAAACTGCTCATCCGGGTAGCACCATAGCCAGCGTTCGCCGGGCTGTGCCGATGCTATTACAGGATGCTTTACCGCATGGTAATGCTTGGTCATATGCTGCTCATCGCTTTGGTCGCAGCAAAGGGTAACGCCACAGGTTTGGCAGGTACGCAGGTGAAACCATTCGGTACCCTGTTTAATACATTCTTCGCAAACCTGCTCTTCGCTTAATTTAACTGATGTTATAGCCTGTAAATGCTGGCAAAGTGATTGATCGTCCATTTTAATATGCGCCTTTATAATGCGGTTAACCAAAATTAATAAACAATTTGATAACGTAATCCGCCTGCAAGCATATTCTTTAAAAGAGTAAGTTATATTTTTATCTGGCATCAAAAATGCTAATATTATTAGTATTTTTGATTTGATATGGATGCAGATAGAATAACCGAAAAACTTAATATTTTGGCAGATGCCGCTAAATATGATGTATCGTGCGCAAGTAGCGGCAGTAAGCGTAAAAACGAAAATAAAGGATTAGGTAATGCCAGTAATGGTATTTGTCACTCCTATACCGAGGATGGCCGCTGCGTATCGCTATTAAAAATATTACTTACCAACCATTGTATTTTTGATTGCGCTTACTGTGTGTCGCGTAAAACAAACGATATAAAGCGCGCCGCTTTTACGGTGCAGGAAGTGGTTGACCTGACCATAAATTTTTACCGCCGTAACTATATAGAAGGGCTGTTCTTAAGTTCGGGCATATTTAAGGATGCTGATTATACGATGGAGCGGCTGGTGCGTATAGCTAAAAAATTACGTACTGAGCATAATTTTAACGGATATATACACCTTAAATCTATTCCCGGCGCCAGTGATGAGTTGATGAATGAAGCCGGCCTATATGCCGACCGGCTGAGTGTTAACCTGGAAATGCCGACCGAAGCCGGTTTAAAACTACTGGCTCCTGATAAAAATCAGCAGGATATGATCAAACCAATGGGGTATTTAAAAAATGCCATTATTAAGCATACCGAAGAAAAAAAGCTGTTTAAAAAGGCACCTATATTTGCCCCCGCCGGCCAAAGCACACAGGTAATTATTGGAGCCACGCCCGAAAATGATAGCCAGGTGCTGCAATCGGCAAATTACTTTTATAAAAACTTTAATTTAAAGCGGGTTTACTATTCGGGCTATGTGCCTGTATTGGCTGATAGCCGCTTACCTGCGCTAAATACCAGCGTGCCAATGGTGCGCGAAAATCGATTGTACCAGGCCGACTGGCTAATGCGCTTTTATGGTTTTAAGGTAAATGAGATTGTAGATAATGTACAACCACATCTCGATCTGGATATAGATCCGAAGCTGAGTTGGGCTATACGTAATATGCAGTCTTTTCCGGTTGATATCAACAAGGCCGATTTGCAAATGATACTCAGGGTGCCGGGGATAGGGTTGTTATCGGCACAAAAAATTGTAAGCGCCCGCAGGTTTAGCAGGCTAAACTGGAATCAGCTTAAAAAGATGGGGGTGGCCCTTAACCGGGCTAAATATTTTGTGGTTTGCAATAGCAGCGAATTTGAGCGCCGCGACCTTACCGGGAATAACATTAAGCAATTTATACTGGCCACATCGCAAAGCAAATACCTTAAAAACACCCCAACCCAACTTAACCTTTTTTAACCTGATGACTACCCGATTAATATATGATGGTACCTTTGAAGGCTTACTTACCGCTGTTTACGAAGTTTATGAGCGCAAGCTTGAGCATGTAATAATAGAAAAATGCGATTGGGTAAGTACAGCCTTGTTTGAAGATGTGTTACAAATAACAACCGACGAAGCGCGGGCTGCTAGAGTATTGAAAGGCTTAAGGCAAAAAATATCTGCAACGGGGGTACAGCGCCTATATGCCGCACATCTTGCCGAAATTAAGGCCGAGGAAAATAACCTGATGGGTTATATACGCTACGCATTTGACGCACCACATAATATTGAAGAAGATTATGGCAACAGGTATGTAATGCGTG
This portion of the Inquilinus sp. KBS0705 genome encodes:
- a CDS encoding UBP-type zinc finger domain-containing protein is translated as MDDQSLCQHLQAITSVKLSEEQVCEECIKQGTEWFHLRTCQTCGVTLCCDQSDEQHMTKHYHAVKHPVIASAQPGERWLWCYPDEQFVEY
- a CDS encoding putative DNA modification/repair radical SAM protein, with the protein product MDADRITEKLNILADAAKYDVSCASSGSKRKNENKGLGNASNGICHSYTEDGRCVSLLKILLTNHCIFDCAYCVSRKTNDIKRAAFTVQEVVDLTINFYRRNYIEGLFLSSGIFKDADYTMERLVRIAKKLRTEHNFNGYIHLKSIPGASDELMNEAGLYADRLSVNLEMPTEAGLKLLAPDKNQQDMIKPMGYLKNAIIKHTEEKKLFKKAPIFAPAGQSTQVIIGATPENDSQVLQSANYFYKNFNLKRVYYSGYVPVLADSRLPALNTSVPMVRENRLYQADWLMRFYGFKVNEIVDNVQPHLDLDIDPKLSWAIRNMQSFPVDINKADLQMILRVPGIGLLSAQKIVSARRFSRLNWNQLKKMGVALNRAKYFVVCNSSEFERRDLTGNNIKQFILATSQSKYLKNTPTQLNLF
- a CDS encoding S-adenosyl-l-methionine hydroxide adenosyltransferase family protein; this encodes MKKYALSFIVSFLLTLGVVAQNKIVVLQTDFGLKDGAVSEMKGVAMGVSPELKLFDLTHEIPAYNIWEASYRLYQTINYWPKGTVFVSVVDPGVGTSRKSVVLKTNTGQYIVTPDNGTLTHVAETYGIAEIRQIDEAVNRRKGSGKSYTFHGRDVYVYTAARLAAGIISYEQVGPALPRQVVIIPYQKAVFENGMLKGTIDVLDVQYGNIWTDISDELVKKLSPKYGDLLHLKIFNKSKMVYEGEAPYSETFGSVPQGKPLSYLNSLLQLSFALNMGSFADTYKIGSGSNWSVEVTRK